One Nocardioidaceae bacterium SCSIO 66511 genomic window carries:
- a CDS encoding 5'-nucleotidase C-terminal domain-containing protein gives MIDRTDTPGLGRRALIGGAAAASALAAAGFSGAPTYAAKPNRRTLTVLGTTDLHGNIYNWDYYRDAPYDDADGNDVGLAKVATLVEAIRHKRGAKRTLLLDNGDTIQGTPLAYYYARIKPITDGAKHPMATAMNLMRYDASVVGNHEFNYGIPTLRAYEQQLKFPLLGANVHNWGNGRPALRPYVIRKVDLGFHRPVKVGILGLTTPGSAIWDKANVEGKLEFAGIVEQARLWVPVVRRAGADIVVVLSHSGMDLSSSYGDALPYPENTSERLAKVVPGIDMVLCGHTHLDIPKRIVKNKRSDKNVLLTQPMRWGMRLSVAELEVERKGNRFKVVRRDARTLNANTVKPDKRITKRLRKPHDKVIEYVNSVIGTATEAMSAATSRYEDSAAMDFINLVQAQAVKAALTGTDDASLPMLSIAAPFNRDASIPAGEVSVRDVAGLYIFDNTLMAIKLTGAQVKDYLEKSVTYFQAVDGTGPFPPDEVTNAPTDEAPNGTPDYNYDIMGGLDAALTYDIDLGKAVGSRIVSLAYDGEPLDPDGEYVVAINNYRQSGGGGFPHMADAPVVYNAQVEIRQLIIDWVTEQGEIDPASFASTDWRLTYNGEPIQISQ, from the coding sequence ATGATCGACCGTACCGACACACCGGGCCTCGGACGCCGCGCGTTGATCGGAGGTGCCGCCGCCGCGAGTGCTCTCGCCGCCGCGGGGTTCTCCGGTGCACCGACGTACGCGGCCAAGCCGAACCGGCGCACCCTCACGGTGCTCGGCACCACCGATCTGCACGGCAACATCTACAACTGGGACTACTACCGTGACGCGCCGTACGACGACGCCGACGGCAACGACGTCGGCCTCGCCAAGGTCGCCACGCTGGTCGAGGCGATTCGGCACAAGCGCGGCGCGAAGCGCACGCTGTTGCTCGACAACGGCGACACCATCCAGGGCACACCGCTGGCGTACTACTACGCCCGCATCAAGCCGATCACCGACGGCGCCAAGCATCCGATGGCGACGGCGATGAACCTGATGCGTTATGACGCCTCCGTCGTGGGCAACCACGAGTTCAACTACGGCATCCCGACGCTGCGTGCGTACGAACAGCAGCTGAAGTTCCCGCTGCTCGGGGCAAACGTGCACAACTGGGGCAACGGCCGCCCGGCGCTTCGTCCCTACGTGATCCGCAAGGTCGACCTGGGCTTCCACCGACCGGTGAAGGTCGGCATCCTCGGGCTCACCACGCCGGGCAGTGCGATCTGGGACAAAGCCAACGTCGAAGGCAAGCTGGAGTTCGCCGGAATCGTCGAGCAGGCTCGGCTGTGGGTGCCGGTCGTACGCCGCGCCGGTGCAGACATCGTGGTCGTCCTGTCGCATTCGGGTATGGATCTCTCGTCGTCGTACGGCGACGCGCTGCCGTACCCGGAGAACACCTCGGAGCGCCTTGCGAAGGTGGTGCCGGGCATCGACATGGTGCTGTGCGGACATACGCATCTCGACATTCCCAAGCGCATCGTGAAGAACAAGCGCTCGGACAAGAACGTGCTCCTCACCCAGCCGATGCGCTGGGGTATGCGGCTCTCCGTCGCCGAGCTGGAGGTCGAGCGCAAAGGCAACCGGTTCAAGGTCGTACGCCGCGACGCCCGTACGTTGAATGCCAACACCGTCAAGCCCGACAAGCGCATCACCAAACGGCTCCGCAAGCCGCACGACAAGGTGATCGAGTACGTCAACTCGGTGATCGGCACCGCCACTGAGGCGATGTCCGCGGCGACGTCGCGCTACGAGGATTCCGCGGCGATGGACTTCATCAACCTTGTGCAGGCGCAGGCGGTCAAGGCGGCGCTGACGGGGACCGATGATGCGTCGCTGCCCATGCTGAGCATCGCCGCGCCGTTCAACCGCGATGCGAGCATCCCGGCGGGTGAGGTGTCCGTACGCGACGTCGCCGGGTTGTACATCTTCGACAACACGCTGATGGCGATCAAGCTGACCGGAGCACAGGTGAAGGACTACCTGGAGAAGTCGGTGACGTACTTCCAGGCGGTCGACGGCACGGGCCCGTTCCCGCCTGACGAGGTGACGAACGCGCCGACCGACGAGGCTCCGAACGGCACGCCTGATTACAACTACGACATCATGGGCGGCCTCGACGCCGCCCTCACGTACGACATCGACCTCGGCAAGGCGGTCGGGTCGCGCATCGTGTCGCTCGCGTACGACGGTGAGCCGCTCGATCCCGACGGCGAGTACGTCGTGGCGATCAACAACTATCGGCAGTCGGGCGGCGGCGGGTTCCCGCATATGGCCGACGCGCCGGTGGTCTACAACGCTCAGGTCGAGATCCGTCAGCTGATCATCGACTGGGTCACCGAACAGGGCGAGATCGACCCGGCGTCGTTCGCCTCGACCGACTGGCGCCTGACCTACAACGGTGAGCCGATCCAGATCTCCCAATAG
- a CDS encoding HNH endonuclease yields the protein MFIEPLCDTIGSMFEPQTYTRLRDVAGQAAGVSDQIGLATDEQLCQSLRDLQAALDLLDGVRASLFAQLKETEAHKSDGASTVAGWARQELRMGLGESRRHTKAGQTLKTLPKVADALRAGTIRAAHVDEFTVGVTKVGADIMTDLQDVLVPLARKCEPRDLRVAINELNDIVNCEERDKAYQRGMNKRDITATKCGDGYYVSGMLDPVTGAKFAQWAKTMSMPEYDGDDRAPSDRRVDGLGRMLDDQNTPPPADQQPSEQTADTEQSDSAGEQSGEQQEPSKPRRRADVSLLVLADLETLLRLPGARPATLVGFGPIGPQLLGYLTCDADTSGILTHGITGGPVPQANVLNVGRTSRLATTAQRKAITARQDGICANPGCGSSFLEFHHVNWWNRDRGRTDLSNMVGVCGGCHHLVHQNKLVIRHDGHGGFTFHRSTRTIIDDHARVTKQRVRDLIAKIRHAAETEAEQKPARSSPPPGRRRSLRDLPACSYTVTRLRYRDLTEPHHRNRHG from the coding sequence TTGTTCATCGAACCTTTGTGCGATACAATAGGTTCCATGTTCGAGCCGCAGACCTACACCCGCCTCCGCGACGTCGCGGGTCAGGCTGCCGGCGTCTCTGACCAGATCGGCTTGGCCACCGATGAACAGCTGTGCCAGTCGTTGCGCGACCTGCAAGCCGCGCTCGATCTGCTCGACGGGGTACGCGCCTCCCTGTTCGCCCAACTCAAAGAGACCGAAGCCCACAAGTCCGACGGTGCGTCCACGGTTGCTGGGTGGGCTCGCCAGGAGTTGCGGATGGGACTCGGTGAATCACGGCGTCACACCAAAGCCGGCCAAACGCTGAAGACGTTGCCGAAAGTCGCCGACGCGCTACGGGCCGGGACGATCCGGGCGGCGCATGTCGACGAGTTCACCGTCGGTGTCACCAAGGTCGGCGCCGACATCATGACCGACCTCCAAGACGTCCTCGTCCCACTCGCCCGCAAGTGTGAGCCCCGTGATCTGCGGGTCGCGATCAACGAACTCAACGACATCGTGAACTGTGAAGAACGCGATAAGGCATACCAGCGGGGCATGAACAAACGCGACATCACCGCCACCAAATGCGGCGATGGGTACTACGTCTCCGGAATGCTCGACCCCGTCACCGGAGCAAAATTCGCCCAATGGGCCAAAACCATGTCAATGCCTGAATACGACGGCGACGACCGCGCACCGTCGGACCGACGCGTCGACGGACTCGGACGAATGCTCGACGACCAAAACACCCCACCCCCGGCCGACCAGCAGCCGTCAGAACAGACTGCCGACACAGAGCAGTCCGACAGTGCAGGTGAACAGTCCGGCGAGCAGCAGGAGCCGTCGAAGCCGCGGCGGCGTGCCGATGTTTCACTGCTCGTCCTGGCCGACCTCGAAACCCTGCTGCGTCTGCCTGGTGCCCGTCCGGCCACCCTGGTCGGGTTCGGCCCCATCGGCCCCCAACTGCTGGGCTACCTCACCTGCGACGCCGACACGTCAGGCATCCTCACCCACGGCATCACTGGCGGCCCGGTGCCGCAGGCCAACGTGTTGAACGTCGGGCGTACCAGCCGCCTCGCCACCACAGCGCAACGTAAAGCGATCACCGCCCGTCAAGACGGCATCTGCGCGAATCCCGGCTGCGGATCCAGCTTCCTGGAGTTCCACCACGTCAACTGGTGGAACCGCGACCGCGGGCGCACCGACCTGTCCAATATGGTCGGCGTCTGCGGCGGCTGCCACCACCTCGTGCATCAGAACAAACTCGTCATCCGGCACGACGGGCACGGTGGCTTCACCTTCCACCGCTCCACCCGCACGATCATCGACGACCACGCCCGAGTCACCAAGCAGCGTGTACGCGACCTCATCGCCAAAATCCGCCACGCCGCCGAAACCGAAGCAGAGCAGAAACCGGCGAGATCATCGCCACCGCCCGGCCGGCGGCGCTCCTTACGTGACCTGCCTGCCTGCAGCTACACGGTCACGCGACTGCGCTACCGTGATCTGACCGAGCCACACCATCGCAACCGACACGGCTAG
- a CDS encoding MarR family transcriptional regulator, translating into MADQVDRVLEQWARARPDIDASPMGVIGRLTRLARLVDVQLRDTFRTHGLDGASFDVLATLRRSNPEHRLTPAALMRSSMITSGAVTQRLDRLEEKGLVARTPHESDGRGVYVTLTDDGRRLVDETLPDHLATEEALLAGISGDEREALARTLRTLLESLGDKVD; encoded by the coding sequence GTGGCAGATCAGGTCGACCGCGTACTCGAACAATGGGCCCGGGCGCGTCCGGACATCGATGCGTCACCGATGGGCGTGATCGGCCGCTTGACGCGGCTGGCCCGGCTGGTCGACGTACAACTGCGCGATACGTTTCGTACGCACGGACTCGACGGTGCGTCGTTCGACGTGCTCGCGACTCTCCGGCGCAGTAACCCCGAACACCGCCTCACGCCGGCTGCCCTGATGCGGTCCTCGATGATCACGTCGGGTGCAGTCACCCAGCGGCTCGACCGGCTGGAGGAGAAGGGGCTCGTGGCGCGTACGCCGCACGAGTCCGATGGTCGCGGCGTCTACGTGACGCTCACCGACGACGGCCGAAGACTCGTCGACGAGACGCTCCCGGACCATCTCGCCACCGAGGAGGCGCTCCTGGCGGGCATCAGCGGCGACGAGCGGGAGGCGTTGGCGAGGACGCTGCGTACGTTGCTGGAGTCCCTTGGTGACAAGGTCGACTGA
- a CDS encoding DUF2236 domain-containing protein, whose protein sequence is MKSPLLSRSHWLRQIEALDPAVDHERITTLTARYEFPWDVQQALSFALFRTYAVPSIGRLLYDTGEFTERTQKRHDDTALLLDEMADHGLDSPGGRRAVRRVNQMHRAYDISDDDMRYVLATFVVTPVRWIDEYGWRQLRPVEVEATTTYYRRLGELMGIRDIPETYDGFAELLDDYERTHFAYDEGARAVADATLDLLCSFYPRRARSVVRTFALSVMDDQLRSAFGYASPPAAVIRANRAALRLRGRLERFLPARRNPKRTKDLRIIRSYPNGFDVDHLGTFPAGCPVPHSKTSSH, encoded by the coding sequence ATGAAGTCGCCGCTACTGTCGCGTTCGCATTGGCTACGCCAGATTGAGGCGCTGGACCCTGCCGTCGACCATGAGCGCATCACCACGTTGACAGCCAGGTATGAGTTCCCGTGGGACGTCCAGCAGGCGTTGAGCTTTGCGCTGTTTCGTACGTACGCCGTGCCGAGCATCGGGAGGTTGCTCTACGACACCGGCGAGTTCACCGAGCGCACCCAGAAGCGACATGACGACACGGCGTTGCTGCTCGACGAAATGGCCGACCACGGGCTCGACTCGCCCGGCGGGCGACGTGCGGTGCGGCGGGTCAACCAGATGCACCGCGCGTACGACATTTCCGATGACGATATGCGATACGTACTCGCGACCTTCGTGGTCACGCCGGTTCGTTGGATTGATGAGTACGGATGGCGCCAATTGCGTCCCGTCGAGGTCGAGGCCACGACGACGTACTACCGCAGGCTCGGCGAGCTGATGGGCATCCGCGACATTCCCGAGACGTACGACGGGTTCGCTGAGTTGTTGGACGACTACGAGCGTACGCACTTCGCGTACGACGAGGGCGCCCGCGCGGTTGCCGACGCCACGCTCGACCTGCTCTGTTCGTTCTATCCGCGGCGGGCGCGGAGTGTCGTTCGTACGTTTGCGCTGAGCGTCATGGACGACCAGCTCCGGTCAGCGTTCGGCTATGCGTCGCCGCCGGCTGCCGTGATACGCGCGAACCGCGCGGCGCTGCGCCTACGCGGCCGACTCGAACGTTTCCTGCCTGCACGGAGAAACCCGAAGCGGACAAAGGATCTGCGTATTATCCGCAGCTACCCGAACGGATTCGACGTCGATCACCTCGGCACGTTCCCCGCCGGCTGCCCGGTGCCGCATTCGAAAACCAGCTCGCACTGA
- a CDS encoding nicotinate phosphoribosyltransferase produces the protein MTTALLTDQYELTMLQAALRDGTADRRAVFELFPRRLPDGRRYGVVAGTGRLLDAIADFRFNAETIAYLSEHDIVDRPTLDWLADYRFTGDISGYAEGEAYFPGSPLMIVEGTFGESVVLETLALSILNHDSAIASAASRMTCAAGDRPCIEMGSRRTHEQAAVASARAAYIAGFDATSNLEAGRTHGIPTTGTSAHAFTLLHDTERDAFTAQVDSLGRGTTLLVDTYDIESAVRTALDVAGTELGAVRIDSGDLPQLAAEVRAQLDALGATKTKVIVTSDLDEHAIAALAAAPADGYGVGTSLVTGSGHPTCGFVYKLVARDSDGTMIGVAKRSKDKLSIAGRKTAWRRVNQAGIAYQEMVGIGDQAPPSDARELLVPLVRSGERVYDESLAAVREHRRASIAELPPHARQLSHGEPAIETTYLKGKP, from the coding sequence GTGACCACTGCGCTGCTCACCGACCAGTACGAGCTGACCATGCTGCAGGCCGCTCTACGCGACGGCACGGCCGATCGCCGCGCCGTATTCGAGCTGTTCCCCCGCCGACTGCCCGATGGGCGACGCTACGGTGTCGTCGCGGGCACCGGGCGGCTGCTCGATGCGATCGCCGACTTCCGATTCAACGCAGAGACCATCGCGTACCTGTCAGAGCACGACATCGTCGACCGGCCGACCCTCGACTGGCTCGCCGACTACCGGTTCACCGGCGATATCTCCGGGTACGCCGAAGGTGAGGCGTATTTCCCCGGGTCTCCCCTGATGATCGTCGAAGGAACGTTCGGCGAGTCGGTGGTGCTCGAGACGCTCGCGCTCTCCATCCTCAACCACGACAGCGCGATCGCATCCGCCGCGTCGAGAATGACCTGCGCCGCGGGCGACCGGCCCTGCATCGAGATGGGCTCGCGGCGGACACACGAACAAGCAGCCGTCGCATCGGCGCGCGCCGCGTACATCGCCGGGTTCGACGCCACGTCCAACCTCGAGGCGGGCAGGACCCACGGCATCCCGACAACGGGCACGAGCGCGCACGCGTTCACCCTGCTGCACGACACAGAACGCGACGCGTTCACCGCTCAGGTCGACTCGCTCGGACGCGGCACGACCCTGCTCGTCGACACCTACGACATCGAGAGTGCCGTACGCACCGCGCTCGACGTCGCGGGCACCGAGCTCGGCGCCGTGCGCATCGACTCCGGCGACCTCCCCCAGCTCGCGGCAGAAGTACGCGCGCAGCTCGACGCACTCGGCGCCACCAAGACGAAAGTCATCGTGACAAGCGATCTCGACGAGCACGCGATCGCCGCGCTCGCCGCCGCACCCGCCGACGGCTACGGCGTAGGCACGTCCTTGGTGACCGGATCCGGACATCCCACCTGCGGCTTTGTCTACAAGCTCGTCGCCAGAGACAGCGACGGCACCATGATCGGAGTCGCCAAGCGGAGCAAGGACAAACTCTCGATCGCCGGCCGCAAGACGGCCTGGCGACGCGTCAACCAAGCGGGCATCGCCTACCAGGAGATGGTCGGGATCGGCGACCAAGCACCTCCGTCCGACGCCCGCGAGCTGCTGGTGCCACTCGTCCGCTCTGGCGAGCGGGTGTACGACGAGTCGCTCGCCGCCGTACGCGAGCATCGCCGCGCCAGCATTGCCGAACTTCCCCCGCACGCCCGGCAGCTCTCCCACGGCGAGCCGGCGATCGAGACGACCTATCTGAAGGGCAAGCCCTGA
- a CDS encoding EamA family transporter, which translates to MLSNRMALLLVTAITPSVWGTTYFVTTEYLPADRPLFAALIRALPAGLLLVAVTRRLPTGHWWWRSLVLGFLNIGAFFALLFIAAYRLPGGVAATVGAVQPLVVVGLSAALLGQRLSLRAALAGIAGVIGVSLLVLRPDARLDGVGVLAALAGAATMATGIVLSKRWSSPAPVLATTGWQLVAGGLVLLPLTLVVEGAPPSTLTTQNLLGYAYLTIIGSALAYALWFRGIRELPAVGVSFLSLLSPVVATALGWIALDQGLTVVQAIGALVVLASLIAAQLPARRSTPETAHRTLVTTRS; encoded by the coding sequence ATGCTAAGCAATCGGATGGCGTTGCTCCTGGTCACGGCGATCACGCCGTCGGTTTGGGGTACGACCTACTTCGTCACGACCGAGTACCTCCCCGCCGACAGACCACTGTTCGCGGCGCTGATCCGCGCGCTGCCGGCCGGACTACTGCTCGTCGCCGTCACCCGGCGACTGCCCACCGGCCATTGGTGGTGGCGGTCGCTGGTACTCGGTTTCCTCAACATCGGCGCCTTCTTCGCACTGCTGTTCATCGCCGCGTACCGGCTCCCGGGCGGTGTCGCCGCAACCGTCGGCGCGGTCCAGCCACTGGTTGTCGTCGGACTCTCGGCGGCACTGCTCGGGCAGCGCCTGTCACTGCGGGCGGCGCTCGCCGGCATAGCGGGCGTGATCGGCGTCAGCCTGCTGGTCCTTCGACCCGATGCGCGGCTCGACGGCGTGGGCGTGCTCGCTGCACTGGCCGGCGCGGCGACGATGGCGACCGGCATCGTTCTGAGCAAACGGTGGTCGTCACCCGCACCGGTGCTCGCTACGACCGGCTGGCAGCTCGTCGCAGGTGGTCTGGTGCTGTTACCGCTGACCCTTGTCGTTGAAGGTGCACCGCCGTCGACACTCACGACGCAGAACCTGCTCGGGTACGCGTACCTCACCATCATCGGGTCGGCGCTCGCGTACGCCCTGTGGTTCCGCGGCATCCGTGAGCTGCCAGCCGTCGGCGTCTCCTTCCTGTCCCTGCTGAGCCCGGTAGTCGCGACAGCGCTTGGCTGGATCGCGCTCGACCAGGGCCTCACCGTCGTACAGGCGATCGGAGCGCTGGTCGTGCTCGCGTCACTCATCGCGGCGCAGCTCCCGGCCAGACGCTCGACACCCGAAACCGCCCACCGCACACTCGTCACCA
- a CDS encoding alpha/beta hydrolase: MRRRIPLRTRVFTGLTGPFGTPVESMDPADLPALRRRRARVQGSRVARFIVGRPAAGCEIGDRTVSFGDRQLRMRIYRPAGAEGALPGVIAFHGGGFVLGDPEQAEWLCSEVAVRVGAIVMSADYRLAPEHPYPAAVEDAWDTTRWAYESAAELGVDTDRLAVMGESAGGTLAAVAAIRARDSDMPRLRMQALLYPAVDMSATFDSERRNAAGPVITSAQMKGFSRLYLGGADGSDPIASPLRTTDLSGLAPALIQTAEYDPLADNGRHYATALRDAGVAVRYTSYRGAVHGYLNMPGVVPAARQAIDEIAREFTRAFGGRTTS, encoded by the coding sequence ATGCGTCGCCGTATTCCACTGCGTACTCGCGTGTTCACCGGCCTGACCGGCCCGTTCGGTACGCCGGTCGAATCGATGGACCCCGCGGACCTACCCGCGCTGCGTCGCCGGCGTGCTCGCGTTCAAGGATCACGAGTCGCGCGGTTCATCGTCGGGCGCCCGGCGGCTGGTTGCGAGATCGGCGACCGGACGGTCTCGTTCGGAGACCGGCAGCTGCGGATGCGCATCTACCGGCCGGCCGGTGCCGAAGGTGCGCTGCCCGGTGTGATCGCGTTCCACGGCGGAGGGTTCGTACTCGGTGACCCCGAGCAAGCCGAGTGGCTGTGTAGCGAGGTCGCCGTACGGGTGGGTGCAATCGTCATGTCGGCCGACTACCGACTCGCGCCGGAGCACCCGTATCCCGCGGCCGTGGAAGATGCCTGGGACACGACCCGCTGGGCGTACGAGAGCGCTGCCGAGCTCGGTGTCGACACCGACCGGCTCGCGGTGATGGGCGAGAGCGCGGGCGGCACGCTGGCCGCGGTCGCGGCGATTCGGGCTCGCGACTCGGATATGCCCCGGTTGCGGATGCAGGCGCTGCTGTATCCGGCGGTCGACATGTCCGCGACGTTCGACTCCGAGCGTCGGAACGCCGCCGGCCCGGTCATCACCTCGGCACAGATGAAGGGCTTCTCTCGTCTCTACCTCGGCGGTGCGGACGGCAGCGATCCGATCGCGTCGCCGCTTCGTACGACCGACCTCAGCGGATTGGCGCCGGCGCTGATCCAGACCGCGGAGTATGATCCGCTTGCCGATAACGGCAGGCATTACGCGACGGCTCTGCGCGACGCCGGCGTTGCGGTGCGCTACACGAGCTATCGGGGAGCGGTGCACGGCTACCTGAACATGCCCGGCGTCGTGCCGGCGGCACGGCAGGCGATCGATGAGATCGCTCGCGAGTTCACGCGGGCGTTCGGCGGCCGTACGACGTCCTGA